The nucleotide sequence ACTGCGGACAGAAAACCGTGAGCAACGCCCTCCAAACCAACGGAACCTTTCTCAACGAAGACTGGGCGTCATTCCTCAAGGAGCATTCCTTCCTCGTCGGGATCAGCATCGACGGCCCAGAAGAGATTCACGACCACTACCGGGTCGACCGCGGGGGACGCCCCACCTTCGCCAAGGTCATGCGCGGATGGGAAACCCTCCACTCCGCCGGAGTCGACGTCAACACCCTCACCGTCGTAAATCGCCTCAACAGCCAGCACCCCGAAAAGGTCTACGACTTCCTCAAGAGCATCGGGTCCACCTTCCTCCAGTTCATCCCCATCGTCGAGCGCGAGCCGGATGATCGGGTCGACGACAGCCTCGACCTCGCCGGTCCCCCGGACGCCGGAGATCCCGGAGCCCGCATTCCCGTCACCCCCTGGAGCGTCCGCCCCCGCGACTTCGGCCGCTTCTTGAACAAAATCTTCGATCGCTGGATCCGCCAGGATGTCGGCACCATCTTCGTTCAACACTTCGACGGAGCCCTCGCTAAATGGACCGGCACTCAGGGCGGGATCTGCGTCTTCGCCGAAGAGTGCGGTCGAGCCATGGCCCTCGAGCACAACGGCGACCTCTACAGCTGCGACCACTACGTCTACCCTTCCTATAGGCTCGGAAATATCCGCGAGAAAGGTTTCGCCGAAATGGCGGACTCGCCGGAACAGGTCGCATTCGGTCGGGCCAAACGGACCGAGCTCTCCCAAGCCTGCAAAAAATGCGCTTTCCGCTTCGCCTGCAACGGCGACTGCCCGAAACACCGTTTCGTCCCTACCGGCAAAGACCAACCGGGCATCAGCTACCTCTGCCCCGGCCTCAAATCCTTCTTCTCCCACATCGACGCCCCTATGCGGGAAATGGCAAAGCTCTGGCGCTCCGGCCAGCCCCCGGCCCGGATCATGGAAAACTATCGCAACTGATTCGGCGGGCGGGAATGAAAGTCGGACGCCTATGGATTACATACCGTAGGTCGTAACAGATTATATAGAATGTCCTAGCAGCCTCGACAATCGGCAGTAATAAAAAATTGTGAACCTTCAGCCATCGAAAATCTTAGAAAAAGCTGCGGGTGGAAGAGCCCAATTAAGCAACAAAGTGTATTCAAAGCTCAACACTTCTTGCGGCGACACATCACAACGCTAGCAACGACGAACAGTCCCACAGCCAGAGCTGCATTAGGTTCAGGGATGGTGGCTAAGGAGACCCCATACAATCGCACACCTTCGCCTGCAACTGCCGTACTGAAATCTAAGTCCAATAGCGAAATCGTGGCGTCCGTATCGGCTGAATCAGCCTGCAATTGGAATGTGTAATAATTCGTTTGTAGATCGTTCCCCGAATATGTCCTGCTTGTCGTCAGCGGATCCGCCCCAGCCATGGTGATGGTCAAATCATATTCACCTGAACGGAAAGCGCCTCCCCAAATACGCAGCTCGTAGACCTCAGTCGTCGGCAGGGTCACTGAAAATTGAAGCCCCTCTGCTACCGTGTTATCGTAATTATTACTAAAAACACCTCCAATACTACCCAACGCACTCTCGCTGACCGGCGAAACACCATCCGTAAAGCTGAAAGTCAGCGCAGCATTCGCACTGGAGGAGTTCGCC is from Puniceicoccus vermicola and encodes:
- a CDS encoding anaerobic sulfatase maturase, with translation MTAPFHVMTKPAGAACNLACEYCYYLEKSLLYPETGVPRMSDATLDRYVRDYIESQNSREVQFAWQGGEPTMLGLGFFEKVVALQEKYCGQKTVSNALQTNGTFLNEDWASFLKEHSFLVGISIDGPEEIHDHYRVDRGGRPTFAKVMRGWETLHSAGVDVNTLTVVNRLNSQHPEKVYDFLKSIGSTFLQFIPIVEREPDDRVDDSLDLAGPPDAGDPGARIPVTPWSVRPRDFGRFLNKIFDRWIRQDVGTIFVQHFDGALAKWTGTQGGICVFAEECGRAMALEHNGDLYSCDHYVYPSYRLGNIREKGFAEMADSPEQVAFGRAKRTELSQACKKCAFRFACNGDCPKHRFVPTGKDQPGISYLCPGLKSFFSHIDAPMREMAKLWRSGQPPARIMENYRN